From one Luteolibacter sp. SL250 genomic stretch:
- a CDS encoding polysaccharide deacetylase family protein → MREIFASVRVRGILRLAVAACGLLAIQPAAGAEVGETQVLKWKDGKKAVFLLAFDDSCPTHLTNVIPELEKRSIVGNFYIVPGKGTLPPKKAQWDKVVSSPVVALQNHTFTHVGATDVAQLDEEFAKANEAIKAFTPGKKWPRLIGYGQPGGVPWKVSKEEVATLLAKHHLVERPPFWGPPIHQKSAEECVATIDKALASGEMGHLDMHGVGGDWLVTPVEWFTAILDKLDAERENLWVADVVHYIQYKKERESAEVKVLQTVPRGIRLTLTTKEDPAFYDLPLTLETTVPADWKACTVKQGELEKTVAVKDGLVRYDAVPGAGEIRLLAK, encoded by the coding sequence ATGCGTGAGATTTTCGCTTCGGTCCGTGTGAGGGGCATTCTGCGTCTGGCGGTGGCGGCATGCGGCCTGCTGGCCATCCAGCCCGCCGCCGGGGCGGAGGTCGGTGAAACCCAGGTCCTGAAATGGAAGGACGGAAAGAAAGCCGTTTTCCTGCTCGCCTTCGATGACAGTTGCCCGACCCACCTCACCAACGTGATCCCGGAGCTGGAGAAGCGGAGCATCGTGGGGAATTTCTACATTGTCCCCGGGAAGGGAACCCTGCCCCCGAAAAAGGCCCAGTGGGACAAGGTGGTGTCCAGTCCAGTCGTCGCGCTGCAGAACCACACGTTCACCCACGTGGGTGCGACCGATGTCGCCCAACTGGATGAGGAGTTCGCCAAGGCGAACGAAGCGATCAAGGCCTTCACCCCCGGGAAGAAATGGCCGCGGTTGATCGGCTACGGCCAACCCGGCGGAGTCCCGTGGAAAGTGTCCAAGGAAGAGGTGGCCACACTTCTCGCAAAGCACCACCTGGTGGAGCGTCCTCCCTTCTGGGGGCCTCCCATCCACCAGAAGTCCGCGGAGGAATGCGTCGCCACCATCGACAAGGCGTTGGCGTCCGGGGAGATGGGGCACCTCGACATGCACGGGGTGGGAGGAGATTGGCTGGTCACGCCGGTGGAGTGGTTCACCGCCATCCTGGACAAGCTGGATGCGGAAAGGGAGAACCTCTGGGTCGCTGACGTCGTCCACTACATCCAGTACAAGAAGGAGCGCGAAAGTGCCGAGGTGAAGGTGCTGCAAACCGTCCCGCGTGGCATCCGGCTCACCCTCACCACGAAGGAGGATCCGGCATTCTACGACCTGCCGCTCACTCTCGAAACCACCGTCCCAGCCGATTGGAAAGCCTGCACCGTCAAGCAGGGGGAACTGGAGAAGACGGTGGCGGTGAAGGACGGTCTCGTTCGCTATGATGCCGTCCCCGGAGCCGGGGAGATCCGCCTGCTGGCGAAATAA
- a CDS encoding HupE/UreJ family protein: MNLFRILILSLGLLLAIQAPAAGHVIDAVEFEFQADEKEWRLLGEVDIAFMLPEMRGVPDGLPLSRAKTLQAPPEELARYRRETESQLRKMLSLSYNDETVPWRIEFPDFKKVPFDLPEDAGDTALLSVKIIADAKPGPGRLVAHWEDDLESEFIAVFDEAGGPVVTAAPGGSTVLFRVDGAGAVEPPKTRLSEWLVSGFHHVIPLGLDHLLFILGLFLMAPKWKPLVGQSLLFTLAHSVTLALAVFGVISLPGKWVEVAIAASIAFIGFENLFVRRLGRQRVILVFLFGLIHGCGFASVLGEKLEGVKGKALALPLVGFNLGVELAQITVLAAAFLLLWPFRRWTREIQTGGSIVVALWGVKWVIERAFFGA, translated from the coding sequence ATGAACCTCTTCCGTATCCTCATCCTTTCGCTGGGGCTGTTGCTGGCCATCCAGGCTCCAGCCGCCGGCCACGTCATCGACGCCGTGGAGTTCGAATTCCAGGCGGACGAAAAGGAATGGCGCCTGCTCGGCGAGGTGGACATCGCCTTCATGCTGCCGGAGATGCGGGGCGTGCCGGACGGGCTGCCGCTCAGCCGGGCGAAGACCCTGCAGGCACCTCCGGAGGAACTCGCCCGCTACCGCCGCGAGACGGAGAGCCAGCTCCGGAAAATGCTGTCCCTCAGCTACAATGACGAAACGGTCCCTTGGCGGATTGAGTTTCCGGATTTCAAGAAGGTGCCCTTTGATCTTCCTGAGGACGCGGGGGATACCGCGCTGCTTTCGGTGAAAATCATCGCGGATGCCAAGCCGGGGCCGGGCAGGCTGGTGGCCCACTGGGAGGATGACCTGGAGTCTGAGTTCATCGCGGTGTTCGATGAAGCGGGTGGCCCGGTGGTGACCGCCGCACCAGGCGGCTCGACGGTACTGTTCCGGGTGGACGGGGCAGGGGCGGTGGAGCCGCCGAAGACGCGGCTCTCAGAGTGGCTGGTCTCCGGCTTCCACCATGTCATCCCCCTCGGGCTGGATCACCTGCTGTTCATCCTCGGGCTGTTCCTGATGGCGCCGAAATGGAAGCCGCTGGTGGGCCAGTCGCTGCTTTTCACGTTGGCCCACTCGGTGACCCTCGCGCTGGCGGTCTTCGGTGTGATCTCCCTGCCCGGGAAATGGGTGGAGGTGGCCATCGCCGCCAGCATCGCCTTCATCGGCTTCGAAAACCTGTTCGTCCGCAGACTGGGCAGGCAGCGGGTGATCCTCGTTTTCCTGTTCGGGCTCATCCACGGCTGCGGCTTTGCCAGCGTGCTCGGTGAGAAGCTGGAGGGAGTGAAGGGGAAAGCCCTCGCACTGCCACTGGTGGGGTTCAACCTGGGGGTGGAACTGGCCCAGATCACCGTTCTGGCCGCCGCATTCCTCCTGCTGTGGCCTTTCCGCCGGTGGACGCGTGAGATACAGACGGGCGGTTCCATCGTGGTCGCGCTGTGGGGCGTGAAGTGGGTCATCGAGCGGGCGTTTTTCGGCGCTTGA
- the lpxK gene encoding tetraacyldisaccharide 4'-kinase, which translates to MLAELERWGSDVIFGRAKGFRAAMMRMAMTTLSGVFRLLVQTRLALFRTGWKPQRHLGTLVISIGNITVGGTGKTPVTEFLAKTLRDRGRRVAILSRGYKSKKLDRPQKWRHRDGSQVDPEKMPKIVSTGSALLLDSKYAGDEPFMLARNLDGVSVVVDKDRVKGGRFAINELDADTLVLDDGMQYLNLAHGIDIVLVDAGSPFGTEALLPRGTLREPPKNLRRASYIFLTKCDGTSNEALIKRIRKYNRTAEVVETTHGPIYLENLFTRERKPLHFLKGKWVAAISAIAVPEAFERSVEKLGARVEVRRHFSDHHRFTRKDVDQFMQRCVERDMDLMITTEKDAVRFPRPTELNVPIFFLRIEVEILKGREVWDRMIDRLCDPQPPLEQALRNRNAYRP; encoded by the coding sequence ATGCTCGCCGAACTCGAACGCTGGGGATCCGATGTGATCTTCGGCCGGGCGAAGGGTTTCCGCGCCGCGATGATGCGGATGGCGATGACCACGCTTTCGGGCGTGTTCCGCCTGCTGGTGCAGACGCGTCTGGCGCTTTTCCGCACCGGGTGGAAGCCGCAGAGGCACCTTGGCACCCTCGTCATCTCGATCGGCAACATCACCGTCGGGGGGACGGGAAAGACCCCGGTGACGGAGTTTCTGGCAAAGACACTGCGCGACCGCGGGCGGCGCGTGGCGATCCTCTCGCGCGGCTACAAGAGCAAGAAACTGGACCGGCCCCAGAAGTGGCGGCACCGGGACGGCTCCCAGGTGGACCCGGAGAAGATGCCGAAGATCGTCTCCACCGGTTCCGCCCTCCTGCTTGACTCGAAATACGCGGGGGATGAGCCGTTCATGCTGGCGCGGAACCTCGATGGCGTCTCCGTGGTGGTGGACAAGGACCGGGTCAAAGGCGGGCGCTTCGCCATCAACGAACTGGACGCGGACACCCTGGTGCTGGATGACGGCATGCAATATCTGAACCTCGCCCATGGCATCGACATCGTGCTGGTGGACGCCGGGTCGCCATTCGGCACGGAGGCGCTGCTGCCGCGCGGTACCCTGAGGGAACCGCCGAAAAACCTCCGCCGGGCGAGCTACATCTTCCTGACGAAGTGCGACGGCACCTCCAACGAAGCGCTCATCAAGCGCATCCGGAAATACAACCGGACCGCGGAGGTCGTGGAGACCACCCACGGGCCGATCTATCTGGAGAACCTGTTCACCCGTGAACGCAAGCCGCTGCATTTCCTGAAGGGGAAATGGGTGGCCGCCATCAGCGCCATCGCGGTGCCGGAAGCGTTCGAGCGCTCTGTGGAGAAGCTGGGCGCGCGGGTTGAGGTGCGGCGGCACTTCTCCGACCACCACCGGTTCACCCGCAAGGATGTGGACCAGTTCATGCAGCGCTGTGTGGAGCGGGACATGGATCTGATGATCACCACGGAAAAGGACGCGGTCCGCTTCCCGCGTCCCACCGAGCTGAACGTGCCGATCTTTTTCCTGCGGATCGAGGTGGAGATCCTGAAGGGCAGGGAAGTGTGGGACAGGATGATCGACCGGCTGTGCGATCCCCAGCCGCCGCTGGAGCAGGCCTTGAGGAACCGGAATGCCTACCGTCCCTAA